In the Kitasatospora terrestris genome, one interval contains:
- the ffh gene encoding signal recognition particle protein: MFDTLSDRLAATFKNLRGKGRLSEADIDATAREIRIALLEADVALPVVRAFIKQIKDRALGAEVSGALNPAQQIIKIVNEELIAILGGETRRLRYAKNGPTVIMLAGLQGAGKTTLAGKLGHWLKQQKHTPLLVACDLQRPNAVNQLQVVAERAGVAFYGPQPGNGVGDPVQVAKDSIEYAKQKQYDVVVVDTAGRLGIDAELMQQAADIRAAVQPDEVLFVVDAMVGQDAVTTAQAFLEGVDFTGVVLSKLDGDARGGAALSVAHVTGRQIMFASNGEKVDDFDAFHPDRMASRILGMGDVLSLIEKAEQTFSQEEAEKMAAKLRGGPKAFTLDDFLSQLEQVQKMGSISKLLGMLPGMGQIRDQINNIDDKDVNRVGAIIKSMTPAERAEPELINGSRRARIAKGSGVQVGEVKNLVERFFEARKMMSAMASGKGIPGMPGIPGMGGGAKKSAKKAPVAKGKRKSGNPLKRAQEEAEAAQRKALGPAGEQPAAPGGAFGLGAGKGPSDFQLPPEFKDLL, encoded by the coding sequence GTGTTCGACACTCTCTCCGACCGCCTCGCAGCGACGTTCAAGAACCTCCGGGGCAAGGGCCGCCTCAGCGAGGCGGACATCGACGCCACCGCGCGCGAGATCCGGATCGCGCTGCTGGAGGCGGATGTCGCGCTGCCGGTGGTGCGGGCCTTCATCAAGCAGATCAAGGACCGGGCGCTCGGCGCCGAGGTCTCCGGCGCGCTGAACCCGGCGCAGCAGATCATCAAGATCGTCAACGAGGAGCTCATCGCGATCCTCGGTGGCGAGACCCGCCGTCTGCGCTACGCCAAGAACGGCCCGACCGTCATCATGCTGGCGGGTCTGCAGGGTGCCGGTAAGACCACCCTGGCGGGCAAGCTCGGCCACTGGCTGAAGCAGCAGAAGCACACCCCGCTGCTGGTCGCCTGCGACCTCCAGCGCCCCAACGCGGTCAACCAGCTCCAGGTGGTCGCCGAGCGCGCCGGGGTCGCCTTCTACGGCCCGCAGCCCGGCAACGGTGTCGGCGACCCGGTGCAGGTGGCCAAGGACTCGATCGAGTACGCCAAGCAGAAGCAGTACGACGTCGTCGTCGTCGACACCGCCGGCCGCCTGGGCATCGACGCCGAGCTGATGCAGCAGGCCGCGGACATCCGCGCCGCCGTCCAGCCGGACGAGGTGCTGTTCGTGGTCGACGCCATGGTCGGCCAGGACGCGGTCACCACCGCCCAGGCCTTCCTCGAGGGCGTCGACTTCACCGGCGTGGTGCTCTCCAAGCTGGACGGCGACGCCCGGGGCGGCGCCGCCCTCTCGGTCGCCCACGTGACCGGCCGTCAGATCATGTTCGCCTCCAACGGCGAGAAGGTCGACGACTTCGACGCCTTCCACCCCGACCGGATGGCCTCGCGCATCCTCGGCATGGGTGACGTCCTCTCCCTGATCGAGAAGGCCGAGCAGACCTTCTCGCAGGAGGAGGCCGAGAAGATGGCCGCCAAGCTGCGCGGCGGTCCGAAGGCCTTCACCCTGGACGACTTCCTGTCCCAGCTGGAGCAGGTCCAGAAGATGGGCTCGATCTCCAAGCTGCTCGGCATGCTGCCGGGCATGGGCCAGATCCGGGACCAGATCAACAACATCGACGACAAGGACGTCAACCGGGTCGGCGCGATCATCAAGTCGATGACGCCGGCCGAGCGCGCCGAGCCGGAGCTGATCAACGGCTCCCGCCGGGCCCGCATCGCCAAGGGTTCGGGCGTCCAGGTCGGCGAGGTGAAGAACCTGGTCGAGCGGTTCTTCGAGGCGCGGAAGATGATGTCCGCGATGGCCTCCGGCAAGGGCATCCCCGGCATGCCGGGCATCCCCGGCATGGGTGGCGGTGCCAAGAAGTCCGCCAAGAAGGCGCCGGTCGCCAAGGGCAAGCGCAAGAGCGGCAACCCGCTGAAGCGCGCGCAGGAGGAGGCCGAGGCCGCCCAGCGCAAGGCGCTCGGCCCGGCCGGCGAGCAGCCCGCCGCCCCCGGCGGTGCCTTCGGCCTCGGTGCGGGCAAGGGCCCGTCGGACTTCCAGCTCCCGCCGGAGTTCAAGGACCTGCTGTAG
- a CDS encoding GNAT family protein codes for MRVRIRAPRREDVQAYAEAVRRSAEHIGRWNPVEPDGLPELLDRQGAGLRTYLIEDAETGGLVGKCNVANIVMGRFCNAALGYDSYLPFAGTGRMGEGMRLVVDRCFAAEDLGGLGLHRLEINIQPDNERSIALARRLGFRHEGFTPRMLFLQGAWRDHERFALTAEEWPTPTRI; via the coding sequence ATGCGAGTGAGGATCCGGGCGCCGAGGCGCGAGGACGTGCAGGCGTACGCGGAGGCGGTGCGACGGTCCGCCGAGCACATCGGCCGGTGGAACCCGGTCGAGCCGGACGGGCTGCCCGAGCTGCTGGACCGCCAGGGCGCCGGGCTGAGGACCTACCTGATCGAGGACGCCGAGACCGGGGGCCTGGTCGGCAAGTGCAACGTGGCCAACATCGTGATGGGCCGCTTCTGCAACGCCGCGCTCGGCTACGACTCCTACCTGCCGTTCGCCGGCACCGGCCGGATGGGCGAGGGCATGCGGCTGGTGGTCGACCGCTGCTTCGCCGCGGAGGACCTCGGAGGCCTCGGGCTGCACCGCCTGGAGATCAACATCCAGCCGGACAACGAGCGCTCGATCGCCCTGGCCCGCCGACTGGGCTTCCGCCACGAGGGCTTCACGCCGCGGATGCTCTTCCTGCAGGGCGCGTGGCGCGACCACGAGCGGTTCGCCCTCACCGCCGAGGAGTGGCCGACCCCGACCCGGATCTGA
- the ftsH gene encoding ATP-dependent zinc metalloprotease FtsH has translation MTNPVPPRQTPDQPWRSEGAPPPPPRRRMPGGWGGLILTALVVFLISDLLLSFVGNGGSTTISYTEFNNQLNSGNITKIYSKGDAIEGSLKSKAPKPDGGKGDYTDFTTQRPVFADDNLWGTLQAQNVTVTAEPVVQQRSFLANLLISLAPMLLLILVWVLMARRMAGGMGAGALGRKAPPKPVDTSAGRRTTFADVAGIDEVEAELSEVVDFLKNPQEYRRLGAKMPRGVLLAGPPGTGKTLLARAVAGEADVPFFSASASEFIEMIVGVGASRVRELFAEARKVAPAIVFIDEIDTIGRQRGGGGGMGGHDEREQTLNQILTEMDGFSGSEGVIVIAATNRVEILDQALLRPGRFDRRITVSPPDRGGREEILKIHTRSVPLAAGTDLDQVARTTPGMTGADLANLVNEAALLAVKRKQDAVAQADLSDALEKVQLGAVRPLVMPAGERERTAYHESGHALLGMLQPGADPVRKITIVPRGRALGVTLSTPDTDRYSYTEPYLRGRIIGALGGMAAEQVVYGIVTTGAESDLEQVTNIARGMAGRWGMSERVGRLTAIPNDSQGAYGLSAAPTTLDAVDEEARRIVAECYEDAVRLLGEHRGKLDALARALLDAETLDEEAAYEAAGVPRKALDRA, from the coding sequence GTGACCAATCCCGTACCGCCCCGCCAGACCCCCGACCAGCCGTGGCGGTCCGAGGGCGCCCCGCCGCCCCCGCCGCGCCGCAGGATGCCCGGTGGCTGGGGCGGGCTGATCCTCACCGCGCTGGTGGTGTTCCTGATCTCCGACCTGCTGCTGAGCTTCGTCGGCAACGGCGGGTCGACCACGATCTCGTACACCGAGTTCAACAACCAGCTGAACAGCGGCAACATCACCAAGATCTACTCCAAGGGCGACGCCATCGAGGGCAGCCTGAAGAGCAAGGCGCCCAAGCCCGACGGCGGCAAGGGCGACTACACCGACTTCACCACCCAGCGCCCGGTGTTCGCCGACGACAACCTCTGGGGCACCCTCCAGGCGCAGAACGTCACCGTCACCGCCGAGCCGGTGGTGCAGCAGCGCAGCTTCCTCGCCAACCTGCTGATCTCGCTGGCCCCGATGCTGCTGCTGATCCTGGTGTGGGTGCTGATGGCCCGTCGGATGGCCGGCGGCATGGGCGCGGGGGCGCTCGGGCGGAAGGCGCCGCCGAAGCCGGTCGACACCAGCGCCGGCCGGCGCACCACCTTCGCCGACGTGGCCGGCATCGACGAGGTCGAGGCCGAGCTGAGCGAGGTGGTCGACTTCCTCAAGAACCCGCAGGAGTACCGCAGGCTCGGCGCCAAGATGCCGCGCGGCGTGCTGCTCGCCGGTCCGCCCGGCACCGGCAAGACCCTGCTGGCCCGGGCGGTGGCGGGCGAGGCGGACGTGCCGTTCTTCTCCGCGTCCGCCTCCGAGTTCATCGAGATGATCGTCGGCGTCGGCGCCAGCCGGGTCCGCGAACTGTTCGCCGAGGCCCGCAAGGTGGCGCCCGCGATCGTCTTCATCGACGAGATCGACACCATCGGCCGGCAGCGCGGCGGCGGTGGCGGCATGGGCGGCCACGACGAGCGCGAGCAGACGCTCAACCAGATCCTCACCGAGATGGACGGCTTCTCCGGCTCCGAGGGCGTCATCGTCATCGCCGCCACCAACCGGGTCGAGATCCTCGACCAGGCGCTGCTGCGCCCCGGACGCTTCGACCGCCGGATCACCGTCAGCCCGCCCGACCGCGGCGGCCGCGAGGAGATCCTGAAGATCCACACCCGGTCCGTCCCGCTGGCCGCCGGAACCGACCTCGACCAGGTCGCCCGCACCACCCCCGGCATGACCGGCGCCGACCTGGCCAACCTGGTCAACGAGGCGGCGCTGCTCGCGGTCAAGCGCAAGCAGGACGCGGTCGCGCAGGCCGACCTCTCCGACGCGCTGGAGAAGGTCCAGCTGGGAGCCGTCCGGCCGTTGGTGATGCCCGCCGGGGAGCGCGAGCGCACCGCCTACCACGAGAGCGGCCACGCCCTGCTGGGCATGCTGCAGCCCGGTGCCGACCCGGTCCGCAAGATCACCATCGTGCCCCGCGGACGGGCGCTCGGCGTCACCCTCTCCACCCCCGACACCGACCGCTACTCCTACACCGAGCCCTACCTGCGCGGCCGGATCATCGGCGCACTCGGTGGCATGGCGGCCGAGCAGGTGGTCTACGGCATCGTCACCACCGGCGCGGAGAGCGACCTGGAGCAGGTCACCAACATCGCCCGCGGGATGGCCGGCCGCTGGGGCATGAGCGAGCGGGTCGGCCGGCTCACCGCCATCCCCAACGACAGCCAGGGCGCGTACGGGCTGTCCGCCGCGCCGACCACCCTGGACGCGGTGGACGAGGAGGCGCGGCGGATCGTCGCCGAGTGCTACGAGGACGCGGTGCGGCTGCTGGGCGAGCACCGCGGGAAGCTGGACGCCCTCGCCCGCGCCCTGCTCGACGCCGAGACGCTGGACGAGGAGGCCGCGTACGAGGCGGCCGGCGTGCCGCGCAAGGCGCTCGACCGGGCGTGA
- a CDS encoding SAM-dependent methyltransferase, whose translation MASAQMTGDTAQRPGVQALAGSQGRARDWAEIQERMLVPLYQAVYQRLEVGAATSLLALGCRSGLALLLAAERGAQVTGEEDVAELRELAQGRGLAVSPGPAASVPGLEPAAAGFEPSASGPGPSRAAGPAARFAPSALDSPARFSPSALDSAARFSPSPAGVAARSAYGVARPAHSLVTVFEQLPLAERPTELVAAAARRTLPGGQVVLASWGPPERCESASVLAVAHRHAPRPPARGPFGLSAPGAMERLLNGAGLRPAGSGRVSCPFAYADLDEAVRGMLSTGLFERAVADAGEALVAKELEEALHPYVQADGSVRMVNLFRYVVAER comes from the coding sequence ATGGCTTCAGCGCAAATGACCGGCGACACCGCACAACGCCCCGGGGTGCAGGCCCTCGCGGGGTCGCAGGGTCGGGCGCGGGACTGGGCGGAGATCCAGGAGCGGATGCTGGTCCCGCTCTACCAGGCCGTCTACCAGCGGCTGGAGGTCGGAGCGGCGACCAGTCTGCTGGCCCTGGGCTGCCGTTCGGGGCTGGCCCTGCTGCTGGCGGCGGAGCGCGGGGCGCAGGTCACCGGCGAGGAGGACGTCGCCGAGCTGCGGGAGCTGGCGCAGGGCCGGGGCCTCGCGGTCTCCCCCGGGCCCGCTGCGTCGGTGCCCGGCCTGGAGCCCGCGGCAGCCGGCTTCGAACCCTCGGCGTCCGGTCCCGGGCCCTCGCGGGCCGCCGGCCCCGCCGCACGCTTCGCCCCGTCGGCCCTCGACAGCCCCGCACGCTTCTCCCCGTCGGCCCTCGACAGCGCCGCGCGCTTCTCCCCCTCACCGGCCGGTGTGGCCGCCCGTTCGGCGTACGGCGTCGCCCGGCCGGCCCACTCGCTGGTGACGGTTTTCGAGCAGCTGCCGCTCGCCGAGCGGCCGACCGAGCTGGTGGCCGCGGCGGCCCGGCGGACGCTGCCGGGCGGTCAGGTGGTGCTGGCGAGTTGGGGCCCGCCGGAGCGCTGCGAGAGCGCGTCGGTGTTGGCGGTGGCGCACCGGCACGCCCCGCGCCCCCCGGCGCGCGGTCCGTTCGGGTTGAGTGCTCCGGGGGCGATGGAGCGGCTGCTGAACGGTGCCGGTCTGCGGCCGGCGGGCAGCGGACGGGTCAGCTGCCCGTTCGCCTACGCCGATCTGGACGAGGCGGTGCGCGGCATGCTCTCCACCGGACTGTTCGAGCGGGCGGTGGCGGACGCCGGGGAGGCGCTGGTGGCCAAGGAGCTGGAGGAGGCGCTGCACCCGTACGTCCAGGCTGACGGCTCGGTCCGGATGGTCAACCTCTTCCGCTACGTCGTCGCCGAGCGCTGA